The region AGATCTGTATAGTCACAGTATTTTCAGAACTTTTTAAAACTCAATTTCCCATAGTTCAGTGAATGGTTTTAAGGTTACCGAGTGGTATTTTCTTGATGTGTACTGATGTTCAACAAGCCTTAATTATAGACacttatatatgtatgtatagttTAACGGAAATTTAATTGcaattatattgttttatggCTACATGCTTTGTTTTGTACAAACGTCAACAGCTAATGAACCGGTGCTGCTAACTTAGCACGTCTTTTGTCAAGTTTTGCAATTTTCCTGTCAGCCGGGCTGGCGTTTGCCGAGGCTGATATTGCCAACATGGCTGAAAAGAATGAGTTCACAGATATAAACGGGAAAGCAATTTTATTAGATTGCCAAAATTACTCCTCCTTTTGCAGAGAGTTTACTGTTAGCTCCCCAAAGGTGTCTTTATGCAAGGTGATTGTATGCACCTGTTCCGTATGGTTATTCGCATACGCCGTGTTTTTTGTCACAGAggtaagtagctagctaacaagctagctagctagatgggATTGAAAAACTAAAGGGCATGGCAGGTGAGGCTTCCGTTCATAATGGTGAAATGGTCATTTCTGGTATAGAACACCGCCGTCCTGTCGAGCGCCATCATCATTACGTTGGTGGGAATGATGATGCACATTCACCTGGTCAAAGTGGAGCACGAGACGCTCCTCATAATCGGCTCGCTGGGGGTGCAGTTGTCGACGTCTTATGCCTCGGGGCGTGAAAGTACGACGTTCATCGAAATGAGCAGGATCAAAGACATCGTTATCAACGAGGCAGTTTACATGGTAAcgagacatttttaaaatatttaattaactgGCAAGCTGTCTGCCACTGTAGAAAGCTTAATAAACATGCATGAAGTGCTAAACTAAATGCTTCTATTCTGTGTTGATTCTAAAGTCTTACATATACAGACCTGTCTCATTTTTCCCCCAGCAAAGTATCATATACTACCTGTGCATTCTGATAAAGGACTCAGGAGACCCTAATGGAATCGCCAGCGTTGTCCCTCTTTTCCAGGTTTATATTATTtctaaaaggttttttaaatgtcttattaCCATTTAGACACCGACTCAGCATATAGTTGTAAAGGTGACCAGTTGGTTAGTAGCCATGAGTGAAAATAAGCATGTGGCGTGACAACCTCACAGCGCAAACGG is a window of Electrophorus electricus isolate fEleEle1 chromosome 3, fEleEle1.pri, whole genome shotgun sequence DNA encoding:
- the pigh gene encoding phosphatidylinositol N-acetylglucosaminyltransferase subunit H, with amino-acid sequence MAEKNEFTDINGKAILLDCQNYSSFCREFTVSSPKVSLCKVIVCTCSVWLFAYAVFFVTENTAVLSSAIIITLVGMMMHIHLVKVEHETLLIIGSLGVQLSTSYASGRESTTFIEMSRIKDIVINEAVYMQSIIYYLCILIKDSGDPNGIASVVPLFQSSKPRLNCLVQVYKSCQAIIAQTR